The DNA region CGGGTCCGGGCGATCTCCCCGAGGTGGCGCCCGATGGCGCGGTTCGAGCCGCGCAGCACCAGGTGGTGGACGACGAGCGCGCCGCCGTCGCCGCCCGCGACGATCCGCTCCTCCACCCTCGCAGCCATGAGCGCCTCCCGCGGGAGACACTAGGCCGGCCGAGGGCGCTCCGGGGGCACCGCTGGGGTCCCTGCCGAACGCGTGCGACCCCGCGCGCCGGCGGGCGAGCGGGCGGGCGCCCGGCGGCGCGGTGGCGACGCGACTAGGCGGCCGCGGCGCGCGGACGGATGTTCGCGCGGATCCACTCGATGATCGCCTGGGTGGAGGAGCCGGGCAGGAACACCTCGGCGGTCCCCTTCTCCTTCAGGCGCGGCACGTCGTCCTGCGGGATGATCCCGCCGCCGAACACCACGATGTCCCCGGCGCCCTTCTCCTTCAGCAGCTCGATCACCGCGGGGAAGAGCGTCATGTGGGCGCCGGACATGATGGACAGCCCGATCGCGTCCACGTCCTCCTGGACCGCGGCGGCCACGATCATCTCCGGCGTCTGGTGCAGGCCGGTGTAGATGACCTCGAAGCCGCCGTCGCGCAGGGCGCGGGCGATGATCTTCGCGCCGCGATCGTGGCCGTCCAGGCCCGGCTTGGCGACGAGGATGCGGAGGGGGCGCTCGGTGGCGGGGCTCATGTGATCGGCTTCTCCAAGAGGGCGATGAGATCCGGCGCTTCGGGATCCAGCTCACGGCCCGGGTGCTCCCCCGCGCCGGTCGTGCTCGTCAGCTCCAGGACGCGGAGGCCGGCGCCAGCGGCCAGGGTCCTCCACTCGGAAGGCCTGTAGTACCGCAACTCCGCCGTGCCCGCCAACACCGCGCCCGAGGGGCGGACCAGCCGGCGCTCGCACCGGTCCACCCCGGTGGCCGGGTCGAACTCGGAGGTCTCCTCCACCACGGAGCCGTCCGGCAGGGTGCGACGCGACGCGTCGCGCGGCTGGCGCGCGAGCCGGAGCGGGTTCGCGTGGTGGACGAGGAGCCGCCCGCCCGGCCGGATCGCGGCCGCCAGCGCCGCCAGGCAGGCGGCGTTCCCGGCGTCGTCGAACATGAACAGCGAGGCGTACCAGGAGAACGCGGCGTCGAAGGCGCCCGGCCGCAGCGGCAGCGCGCGGAGGTCGGCGCGGAGCCAGGCCGGGCCGGGCTCCCCGCCGGGCGCCGGGGTCGGCGTCGAGGCCCGGGCGCGCGCCAGGTACGCGGCGCTGCGCTCGAGCCCGACCACCGCGCGCACCCGCCCCGCCAGCGCCCGCGCGTGGCGCCCGTGCCCGCAGGCGAGGTCGAGCACGCGGTCGCGCGGGCCGAGCCGGAGCAGGCCGGCGATGACCTCGGCCTCCAGCGCCGTCAGGCGCGGGGTGAGCAGGTCGGCGATCGGCTCGAGGTAGAGCGCGCCGTAGTAGCCGTCGGACCAGTGCGGCGCCGGGGAGCCGTCCACCCGGCCAGTGTACCGGAACGCGCCCCGCTAGAACCGGCCGTCCTCGCGGTAGGTCCCGTGCACCTTCCGGAAGGTGTCGGCGATCTCGCCCAGCGTCGCGTAGGCCTTCACCGCCTCGACGACCGGCGGGACGACGTTCGTCCCCTCGCGCGCCGCCCGCTCCACGCCGGCGAGCGCCGCGGCCACCTGGGCGCCGTTGCGCCGCGCCTTCACCGCCTTCAGGCGCTCCACCTGCTCGCGCGCGACCGTCTCGTCGATGCGGAGCAGCGGGATCTGCTGCTCCTCGCGCGCCTGGAACGCGTTCACGCCCACCACCAGCCGCTCGTTGCTCTCGACCTCGCGCTGCCAGCGGTAGGCGCTCTCGGCGATCTCGCGCTGCGGGTAGCCCTCCTCGACCGCGCGGAGCATGCCGCCCATGTCGTCGATGCGGCGCAGGTACTCGATCGCGCGCCGCTCCATCTCGTCGGTGAGGTACTCGACGTAGTAGCTGCCGGCGAGCGGGTCCACCACGCGGTCGGCGCCGGACTCGTGCGCGATGATCTGTTGCGTGCGGAGCGCGACCGTGACCGCCTCCTCGGTGGGGAGCGCGTAGGTCTCGTCGAGCGAGTTGGTGTGCAGCGACTGGGTGCCGCCCAGCACCGCCGCGAACGCCTGGAGCGCCACGCGGACCACGTTGTTGTAGGGCTGCTGCGCGGTGAGCGAGACGCCCGCGGTCTGCGCGTGGGTGCGGAGCAGCAGCGACTCGCGCTTCTTCGCGCCGAAGCGCTCCTTCATGGTGCGCGCCCAGATCCGGCGCGCGGCGCGGAACTTCGCGACCTCCTCGAACAGGTCGTTGTGCACGTCCCAGAAGAACGAGAGGCGCGGCGCGAACGCGTCCACGTCCATGCCGCGGTCCACGCACTCCTGCACGTACTCGATGCCGTCGGCGAGCGTGAACGCCAGCTCCTGCAGCGCCGTCGCCCCCGCCTCGCGGATGTGGTAGCCGCTGATCGACACCGGGTTCCAGCGCGGCATCTCCTTCGCGCAGAACTCGATCATGTCGCAGACGATGCCGACCGCCGGGGTGGGCGGGATCATCCACTCCTTCTGCGCGATGTACTCCTTCAGCATGTCCGCCTGGAGCGTGCCGCCCAGCTTCGCGCGCGGCACGCCCTGCTTCTCCGCCACCGCGACGTACATCGCGAGCGCGATGACCGCGGTCGCGTTGATGGTCATGGAGGTGGTCACGTCGCCGAGCGGGATCCCGTCGAACAGGATCTCGAAGTCCTCCAGCGTGGAGATGGCGACGCCCTCCTTGCCCACCTCGCCGCGGCTCATCGGGTGGTCGGCGTCGTAGCCCATGAGCGCCGGCATGTCGAAGGCGGTGGAGAGCCCGTTCACGCCGTGGGCGAGCAGGTACTTGAAGCGCTGGTTCGTGTCGGCGGGCGTGCCGAAGCCCGCGAACTGGCGCATGGTCCAGAGCCGGCCCCGGTACATGGTCGGCTGCGGACCCCGGGTGAACGGGTAGGCGCCCGGGTAGCCCACGTCGCGCAGGAAGTCGTGCTCCGGCAGGTGGGCCGGGTCGATCACGTCGGGGATGGGGATGCCCGAGTCGGTCTGGAAGGCCGCCTTGCGCCGCGGCAGCCGCGCCAGCGCCTCCGCCAGCTCGTCCTGCGTCCAGCGGTCCCGGGCCTCGAGCACCCGCGCGATCTCGTCGCGCCCGTACAGCGGCCGCTCGGCGCGGTCCGGCGCCTTCGGCGTGTCGCCCCGCTTCTCCACCCGCCGCGTCTGGTCCTTCGCCGGCTTCGAGCCCATGGATTCCCCTCGCTGTGAGCGCTGGCTGCCTCGCGCAGATCTAACCCGAGGGAGCGCGGCAGGTCAGGTCGCCACGCGGGGCCGCCGGAACCCGCGTTGCGAGACCGCTGCTCGCCGCGCCGCGCCGTCCCCGGTCGCCGCCCACCCAGCGGCCGGGCGGCCGGGCGCGCGCCGCGCTTGACGCGTTCCCGGCGAGAGGGATATGAACCCGCGTTCCGCAGGACCGGTGAGGTAGCTCAGTCGGCTAGAGCGAGGGTCTCATAATCCCTAGGTCGGGAGTTCGATTCTCCCCCTCACCACTTCACAACAGCCCGTAAGGACGCGGTTCTCGCCACAGATACTTGTGGCGAGCGTTCGGGCTGTGTTCCCTTCGTTACGCAGCCGTTACGTAACAGGGGGACGCCATGGCGCCGGAACAGCAGGCAGGTCGGGCATCGCACCGAGGCTCTTGGATCGGGACTTGGGAAGGCGGCCGGATCTGGCGCGGCGCGGACGGCACCACGACCTTCCACATCCAGCGCATGGTTGCTGGGCGCCGCTATAGCTTCGGCG from Anaeromyxobacter dehalogenans 2CP-C includes:
- a CDS encoding class I SAM-dependent methyltransferase; translation: MDGSPAPHWSDGYYGALYLEPIADLLTPRLTALEAEVIAGLLRLGPRDRVLDLACGHGRHARALAGRVRAVVGLERSAAYLARARASTPTPAPGGEPGPAWLRADLRALPLRPGAFDAAFSWYASLFMFDDAGNAACLAALAAAIRPGGRLLVHHANPLRLARQPRDASRRTLPDGSVVEETSEFDPATGVDRCERRLVRPSGAVLAGTAELRYYRPSEWRTLAAGAGLRVLELTSTTGAGEHPGRELDPEAPDLIALLEKPIT
- a CDS encoding cobalamin B12-binding domain-containing protein, which translates into the protein MSPATERPLRILVAKPGLDGHDRGAKIIARALRDGGFEVIYTGLHQTPEMIVAAAVQEDVDAIGLSIMSGAHMTLFPAVIELLKEKGAGDIVVFGGGIIPQDDVPRLKEKGTAEVFLPGSSTQAIIEWIRANIRPRAAAA
- a CDS encoding methylmalonyl-CoA mutase family protein, with the protein product MGSKPAKDQTRRVEKRGDTPKAPDRAERPLYGRDEIARVLEARDRWTQDELAEALARLPRRKAAFQTDSGIPIPDVIDPAHLPEHDFLRDVGYPGAYPFTRGPQPTMYRGRLWTMRQFAGFGTPADTNQRFKYLLAHGVNGLSTAFDMPALMGYDADHPMSRGEVGKEGVAISTLEDFEILFDGIPLGDVTTSMTINATAVIALAMYVAVAEKQGVPRAKLGGTLQADMLKEYIAQKEWMIPPTPAVGIVCDMIEFCAKEMPRWNPVSISGYHIREAGATALQELAFTLADGIEYVQECVDRGMDVDAFAPRLSFFWDVHNDLFEEVAKFRAARRIWARTMKERFGAKKRESLLLRTHAQTAGVSLTAQQPYNNVVRVALQAFAAVLGGTQSLHTNSLDETYALPTEEAVTVALRTQQIIAHESGADRVVDPLAGSYYVEYLTDEMERRAIEYLRRIDDMGGMLRAVEEGYPQREIAESAYRWQREVESNERLVVGVNAFQAREEQQIPLLRIDETVAREQVERLKAVKARRNGAQVAAALAGVERAAREGTNVVPPVVEAVKAYATLGEIADTFRKVHGTYREDGRF